Proteins from a single region of Pangasianodon hypophthalmus isolate fPanHyp1 chromosome 7, fPanHyp1.pri, whole genome shotgun sequence:
- the tmem60 gene encoding transmembrane protein 60 has protein sequence MSMSLAQRVLLTWIFSLIFLIMLVLKLDDKIHWNWFLVFLPVWTFDTILLLMLIVKMAGRCKPGFDPRNAADNLKKRVWYLVAILLKLAFSLLLCARLERLTETYLSFICIPLWALLIGAMVELGYNVFHF, from the coding sequence ATGAGCATGTCTCTTGCACAGCGAGTGCTCCTCACCTGGATCTTCAGCCTCATCTTTCTCATCATGCTGGTCCTCAAATTGGATGATAAAATCCACTGGAACTGGTTCCTTGTCTTTCTTCCCGTCTGGACCTTCGACACCATTCTCCTGCTCATGCTCATTGTAAAAATGGCCGGCCGCTGTAAGCCGGGCTTCGACCCACGCAACGCAGCTGACAACCTGAAGAAACGAGTTTGGTACCTGGTGGCCATTTTGTTAAAGCTGGCCTTCAGTCTGTTGCTGTGTGCGAGGCTGGAGCGTCTGACGGAGACCTATCTGAGTTTTATATGTATACCACTGTGGGCTCTTCTTATCGGAGCCATGGTGGAGCTCGGCTACAACGTCTTCCACTTCTGA